The proteins below are encoded in one region of Segatella copri:
- a CDS encoding nucleoside phosphorylase, which yields MSKYFAESELIINEDGSCFHLHLRPEQVADKVILVGDPGRVALVASHFDEKECEVSSREFHAITGTYKGKRITVQSTGIGCDNIDIVVNELDALKNIDFKTRTEKPEHTTLTLVRIGTCGGLQLNCPAGTFVASQKSIGFDGLINFYARRNEICDLETEAEFKRQVKWNDQIGNPYCVDNNPELLNQIAGDDMVRGITIACGGFYGPQGRELRAPLVDPELNQKIEAFEYNGLRVNNFEMESSALAGLSLLLGHKALTCCMVIANRRALSANTGYKSTIDNLIKVVLDRI from the coding sequence ATGAGCAAATATTTTGCAGAATCAGAATTGATTATCAATGAAGACGGAAGCTGCTTCCACCTTCATCTTCGCCCGGAACAAGTGGCTGATAAAGTAATCCTCGTTGGCGACCCAGGTCGCGTAGCCCTCGTAGCCTCCCATTTCGATGAGAAGGAATGCGAAGTTTCAAGTCGGGAATTCCACGCCATCACCGGCACATATAAAGGCAAGCGAATCACTGTGCAGAGCACCGGAATAGGATGCGATAATATCGATATCGTAGTCAACGAGCTCGATGCGCTGAAGAACATCGATTTCAAAACCCGCACCGAGAAACCCGAGCACACCACGCTCACCCTCGTGCGCATCGGAACCTGCGGCGGCCTGCAGCTCAACTGCCCTGCTGGAACCTTCGTAGCCTCGCAGAAGAGCATCGGTTTCGACGGACTCATCAACTTCTATGCCCGTCGCAACGAAATCTGCGACCTCGAAACAGAGGCAGAATTCAAGCGCCAGGTAAAATGGAACGACCAGATTGGCAACCCATACTGTGTAGACAACAATCCGGAATTGCTCAACCAGATAGCCGGCGATGATATGGTTCGTGGAATCACCATAGCCTGTGGCGGTTTCTACGGTCCTCAGGGCCGCGAGCTCCGTGCCCCACTTGTCGACCCGGAACTTAATCAGAAGATTGAAGCATTCGAGTATAACGGTCTGCGCGTCAACAACTTCGAGATGGAGAGTTCAGCCCTCGCCGGTCTTTCCCTTCTCCTCGGTCATAAGGCATTAACCTGCTGCATGGTCATCGCTAACCGCCGTGCCCTCAGCGCCAACACCGGCTACAAGAGCACCATCGACAATCTCATCAAGGTTGTATTAGATAGAATTTAA